One region of Clavibacter michiganensis subsp. tessellarius genomic DNA includes:
- a CDS encoding GNAT family N-acetyltransferase, translating into MRPRVLRGPRLDAPLRMTDPVRTERLVLRPYTADDLDDFADIQRRREVVEYMFWPLRDRAASKRHLADRRRKTRLEQGHDFLGLAVELPDEPSLNPRASSGRVVGDVSLLLRNVPSRQLEVGWVMNPDFAGRGYATEASRALIDIAFRRAGAHRVVAQLDARNSSSARMAERLGMRLEGRFREEHLVKGEWVDSLYYAVLADEWAATPPAP; encoded by the coding sequence GTGAGGCCCCGCGTCCTCCGCGGTCCGCGCCTCGACGCGCCCCTCCGGATGACGGATCCGGTGCGCACCGAGCGCCTCGTGCTCCGGCCCTACACGGCCGACGACCTCGACGACTTCGCCGACATCCAGCGCCGGCGCGAGGTGGTCGAGTACATGTTCTGGCCGCTCCGCGACCGCGCCGCCTCGAAGCGCCACCTGGCCGACCGCCGCCGCAAGACCCGCCTCGAGCAGGGCCACGACTTCCTCGGCCTCGCCGTGGAGCTGCCGGACGAGCCGAGCCTCAACCCGCGGGCGTCGTCGGGCCGCGTGGTGGGCGACGTGTCGCTCCTCCTCCGCAACGTCCCGTCGCGGCAGCTCGAGGTGGGCTGGGTCATGAACCCCGACTTCGCCGGCCGCGGCTACGCCACGGAGGCCAGCCGCGCCCTCATCGACATCGCCTTCCGGCGTGCCGGCGCCCACCGCGTCGTCGCGCAGCTCGACGCCCGCAACTCCTCCTCCGCGCGCATGGCCGAGCGCCTCGGCATGCGCCTCGAGGGCCGCTTCCGCGAGGAGCACCTCGTGAAGGGCGAGTGGGTCGACAGCCTCTACTACGCCGTGCTCGCCGACGAGTGGGCGGCCACGCCGCCGGCGCCCTGA
- a CDS encoding glutamyl-tRNA reductase — translation MLICLTASHHNASFEVLEKLSVAAPSVAGTLMEQNDFIAGAVVLATCNRFEAYLDVEEPLTAARALAVEATVDVVSGASGIDRDDVRGSVDVKCGDAVAEHLFAVSSGLESVVVGEGEIAGQVRRALEGARTGGTTSTGLERLFQTASNTSRGVKTRTGLQSAGRSMVRLALDLAESRIADWSATRVLLVGTGAYAGASLAALRDRGVVDVHVYSPSGRAQKFAGPHGIPAVEGRDLLRALAASDIVVTCSTAPKSVLAAHHMQAAAAVSGDGRRRLVIDLGLPRNVDPDVVTVDGVELLDLETISLHAPLRDLTATDDAREIVSTAAAEFRAASAEDEVAPAVVALRTHIFDVLEGELERVRKRGDSSEATEKALRHLVSVLVHQPSVRARELARQGEGARVVDAVQALFGLDVEVPAAVSSPVAVALPRTGEAGSAS, via the coding sequence GTGCTCATATGTCTGACGGCGAGTCATCACAACGCCAGCTTCGAGGTCCTCGAGAAGCTGTCCGTGGCCGCACCCTCCGTCGCCGGCACGCTCATGGAGCAGAACGACTTCATCGCGGGGGCCGTCGTCCTCGCCACCTGCAACCGCTTCGAGGCCTACCTCGACGTCGAGGAGCCCCTCACCGCGGCCCGCGCGCTGGCCGTCGAGGCCACGGTCGACGTGGTCAGCGGGGCGAGCGGCATCGACCGCGACGACGTCCGCGGCAGCGTCGACGTGAAGTGCGGTGACGCGGTCGCCGAGCACCTGTTCGCCGTCTCCTCGGGCCTCGAGTCCGTCGTGGTCGGCGAGGGCGAGATCGCCGGGCAGGTCCGCCGCGCGCTCGAGGGCGCGCGCACGGGCGGCACCACGAGCACGGGCCTCGAGCGCCTCTTCCAGACCGCGTCCAACACCTCGCGCGGCGTCAAGACCCGCACGGGCCTGCAGAGCGCCGGGCGATCCATGGTCCGCCTCGCGCTCGACCTCGCCGAGAGCCGCATCGCCGACTGGTCGGCCACCCGCGTCCTCCTGGTCGGCACGGGCGCCTACGCCGGCGCGAGCCTCGCGGCGCTCCGTGACCGCGGCGTCGTCGACGTGCACGTCTACTCCCCCTCGGGCCGCGCGCAGAAGTTCGCCGGCCCCCACGGCATCCCCGCGGTGGAGGGGCGCGACCTGCTCCGCGCGCTCGCCGCCTCCGACATCGTCGTCACCTGCAGCACGGCGCCGAAGTCCGTGCTCGCCGCCCATCACATGCAGGCCGCCGCCGCCGTCTCAGGGGACGGCCGCCGCCGCCTCGTCATCGACCTCGGGCTGCCGCGCAACGTGGATCCGGACGTCGTCACGGTCGACGGCGTCGAGCTGCTCGACCTGGAGACCATCAGCCTGCACGCGCCGCTCCGCGACCTCACCGCCACGGACGACGCCCGCGAGATCGTCAGCACCGCCGCCGCCGAGTTCCGCGCCGCGAGCGCCGAGGACGAGGTGGCCCCCGCGGTCGTGGCCCTCCGCACCCACATCTTCGACGTCCTCGAGGGCGAGCTGGAGCGCGTCCGCAAGCGCGGCGACTCCTCCGAGGCCACCGAGAAGGCGCTCCGCCACCTCGTGAGCGTCCTCGTGCACCAGCCGTCCGTCCGGGCCCGCGAGCTCGCGCGCCAGGGCGAGGGCGCCCGCGTGGTCGACGCCGTGCAGGCGCTCTTCGGGCTCGACGTGGAGGTGCCCGCCGCGGTGTCCTCCCCCGTCGCCGTCGCGCTGCCCCGCACCGGTGAGGCGGGCTCGGCGTCGTGA
- the hemE gene encoding uroporphyrinogen decarboxylase, whose protein sequence is MISSVITPASSASAPASAALPLPAEHPLNTRTASSLLVEAYRGHRGDRAPVWFMRQAGRSLPEYRELRVGTRMLDACLDPEMASEITLQPVRRHHVDAGIFFSDIVIPLKLAGVGVDIVAGRGPVLEKPVRTAADVAALPALDPAALEPIRQAVARTVAELGDTPLIGFAGAPFTLAAYLVEGGPSKDHIAARGLMHADPDAWDALMRWCAEITGVFLRAQVMAGASAAQLFDSWAGGLSLADYTQRVAPASALALDHVRTITAADGRTVPLVHFGVGTGELLGAMHDVGVDAVGVDWRIPLDEASRRLGGSVPVQGNVDPALLAAPWPILEAHVRDVLERGTAAPAHILNLGHGVPPETDPTVLTRIVDLVRG, encoded by the coding sequence ATGATCTCCTCCGTGATCACGCCCGCATCCTCCGCCTCCGCGCCCGCATCCGCCGCCCTCCCGCTCCCCGCCGAGCACCCGCTCAACACCCGCACCGCGTCGTCGCTGCTCGTCGAGGCGTACCGCGGCCACCGCGGAGACCGCGCGCCCGTGTGGTTCATGCGCCAGGCCGGCCGCTCGCTGCCCGAGTACCGCGAGCTGCGCGTGGGCACCCGCATGCTCGACGCGTGCCTCGACCCGGAGATGGCCAGCGAGATCACGCTCCAGCCCGTCCGCCGCCACCACGTGGACGCGGGCATCTTCTTCAGCGACATCGTCATCCCGCTCAAGCTCGCGGGCGTGGGCGTCGACATCGTCGCGGGGCGCGGACCGGTGCTCGAGAAGCCCGTCCGCACCGCCGCCGACGTGGCCGCGCTGCCGGCGCTCGACCCCGCCGCGCTCGAGCCCATCCGCCAGGCCGTCGCGCGCACCGTCGCGGAGCTCGGCGACACCCCGCTCATCGGCTTCGCGGGCGCCCCCTTCACGCTCGCCGCGTACCTCGTCGAGGGCGGGCCGAGCAAGGACCACATCGCGGCCCGCGGCCTCATGCACGCGGATCCCGACGCCTGGGACGCCCTCATGCGCTGGTGCGCCGAGATCACGGGCGTCTTCCTCCGCGCGCAGGTCATGGCCGGCGCCTCCGCCGCGCAGCTCTTCGACTCCTGGGCCGGCGGCCTCTCGCTCGCCGACTACACGCAGCGCGTCGCCCCGGCCTCCGCGCTCGCGCTCGACCACGTGCGCACCATCACCGCGGCCGACGGCCGCACCGTCCCGCTCGTCCACTTCGGCGTCGGCACCGGCGAGCTCCTCGGCGCGATGCACGACGTGGGCGTCGACGCGGTGGGCGTCGACTGGCGCATCCCGCTCGACGAGGCGTCGCGCCGGCTCGGCGGATCCGTCCCCGTCCAGGGCAACGTCGACCCGGCCCTGCTGGCCGCGCCGTGGCCGATCCTCGAGGCGCACGTCCGCGACGTGCTCGAGCGCGGGACGGCGGCGCCGGCGCACATCCTCAACCTCGGCCACGGCGTGCCGCCCGAGACCGACCCGACCGTGCTCACGCGCATCGTGGACCTGGTCCGTGGCTAG
- the hemG gene encoding protoporphyrinogen oxidase, which translates to MASDPRQAAGEVDPTDVVVVGGGVGGLIAARACALAGRRVILVEASPALGGTVGSHVVDGLRLDSGAESFATRRGTVAAYLGELGLADRIVQPNPDGAWVQLAERAIQLPRTGLLGIPAHPFDLTIATAIGRVGVVRAKADLALPASVGAKERTLGGLVRARMGDRVVDRLVAPIVSGVHSAHPDEVDADSVAPGLRAGLAEHGSLGRAVASMRAASPAGSAVSGVVGGVHLLVDALVADLQRLGVDVRTSLAVESVHRHRSHEGAAAFDDWHVELADGRGIDAAGVVLAIPAAGLVRLFSGLAPRAVTEGWPEPSSVELVTLVVRAPELDAAPRGTGVLVSADVPDVRAKALTHATAKWPWLKDLAGDRHVLRLSYGRAGGNDDTAAVPDDELTAIAVRDASALLGTDLAGRVTGSARVRWTNALPFAASGHRERVQAVRDEAAEHPGLEITGSAVAGTGLASVVADAVAAADRVLARR; encoded by the coding sequence GTGGCTAGCGACCCGCGGCAGGCGGCCGGCGAGGTGGACCCGACCGACGTCGTCGTGGTCGGCGGCGGGGTGGGCGGCCTCATCGCCGCCCGCGCCTGCGCCCTGGCCGGCCGGCGCGTGATCCTCGTGGAGGCGTCGCCCGCGCTCGGCGGCACCGTCGGATCCCACGTGGTCGACGGCCTCCGCCTCGACAGCGGCGCCGAGAGCTTCGCGACCCGCCGCGGCACGGTCGCCGCCTACCTCGGCGAGCTCGGCCTCGCCGACCGCATCGTGCAGCCGAACCCGGACGGCGCGTGGGTGCAGCTCGCCGAGCGGGCCATCCAGCTCCCGCGCACGGGCCTCCTCGGGATCCCGGCGCACCCGTTCGACCTCACCATCGCCACCGCGATCGGCCGCGTCGGCGTCGTCCGCGCCAAGGCCGACCTCGCGCTCCCCGCCTCCGTCGGCGCGAAGGAGCGCACGCTCGGCGGCCTCGTCCGCGCCCGCATGGGCGACCGCGTCGTCGACCGGCTCGTCGCCCCCATCGTCTCCGGCGTGCACAGCGCGCACCCCGACGAGGTCGACGCCGACTCCGTCGCGCCCGGCCTCCGCGCCGGCCTCGCCGAGCACGGCTCGCTCGGGCGCGCGGTCGCGTCCATGCGCGCCGCCTCGCCCGCGGGATCCGCCGTGAGCGGCGTCGTCGGCGGAGTGCACCTCCTCGTCGACGCGCTCGTCGCCGACCTCCAGCGCCTCGGCGTCGACGTGCGCACCTCGCTCGCCGTGGAGTCCGTGCACCGGCACCGCTCCCACGAGGGCGCCGCCGCCTTCGACGACTGGCACGTCGAGCTCGCGGACGGCCGCGGCATCGACGCCGCCGGCGTGGTCCTCGCGATCCCCGCGGCGGGACTCGTCCGGCTCTTCTCCGGCCTCGCGCCGCGCGCCGTCACCGAGGGCTGGCCCGAGCCGTCCTCCGTCGAGCTCGTCACGCTCGTCGTCCGCGCCCCCGAGCTCGACGCCGCCCCGCGCGGCACGGGCGTGCTGGTCTCCGCCGACGTGCCCGACGTGCGCGCGAAGGCCCTCACGCACGCGACCGCCAAGTGGCCGTGGCTGAAGGACCTCGCGGGCGACCGGCACGTGCTCCGCCTCTCCTACGGGCGCGCGGGCGGGAACGACGACACCGCCGCGGTCCCCGACGACGAGCTGACGGCCATCGCGGTGCGCGACGCGTCCGCGCTGCTGGGGACCGACCTCGCGGGCCGGGTCACCGGATCCGCCCGCGTGCGCTGGACCAACGCCCTCCCGTTCGCCGCCTCCGGGCACCGCGAGCGCGTGCAGGCCGTGCGGGACGAGGCGGCCGAGCACCCGGGCCTCGAGATCACCGGATCCGCGGTCGCGGGCACCGGCCTCGCCTCCGTCGTGGCCGACGCGGTCGCCGCCGCCGACCGCGTCCTCGCGCGGCGGTGA
- a CDS encoding phage holin family protein: MTDQDLNPKSKRSLVRLVADLPTLIVQLVKDEIESFKNELVSKLKHAGIGAGFLVVALFFAFIAFLVLVAAAILGLSEAFSPWLSALIVAGVFLLITVVLALLGIRWLKKGVPPTPEETVDSLKEDVDAVKGTGKYEH, translated from the coding sequence ATGACGGATCAGGATCTCAATCCGAAGAGCAAGCGCTCGCTCGTCCGGCTCGTCGCCGACCTGCCGACCCTCATCGTCCAGCTGGTCAAGGACGAGATCGAGTCGTTCAAGAACGAGCTCGTCTCCAAGCTCAAGCACGCGGGGATCGGCGCCGGCTTCCTCGTCGTCGCGCTCTTCTTCGCGTTCATCGCGTTCCTGGTGCTCGTCGCCGCCGCGATCCTCGGCCTGTCCGAGGCGTTCTCGCCGTGGCTCTCCGCGCTCATCGTCGCCGGCGTGTTCCTCCTGATCACGGTGGTGCTGGCGCTGCTCGGCATCCGCTGGCTCAAGAAGGGCGTCCCGCCGACGCCCGAGGAGACCGTGGACAGCCTCAAGGAGGACGTCGACGCGGTGAAGGGGACCGGCAAGTATGAGCACTGA
- a CDS encoding DUF3618 domain-containing protein: MSTDRPRPVGPRSRTELKLDIQHTREEIAATLDALESKLNVRRRAKDGIADLRRRIRRTADEDPLLLVAVGVGAVVVIGGVVWAVSRAARR, encoded by the coding sequence ATGAGCACTGACCGCCCCCGCCCCGTCGGCCCGCGCTCGCGCACGGAGCTGAAGCTCGACATCCAGCACACGCGCGAGGAGATCGCCGCCACGCTCGACGCGCTGGAGTCGAAGCTCAACGTGCGGCGCCGGGCGAAGGACGGCATCGCCGACCTCCGTCGCCGGATCCGCCGCACCGCGGACGAGGACCCGTTGCTGCTCGTGGCCGTCGGCGTGGGCGCGGTCGTGGTGATCGGCGGCGTGGTCTGGGCCGTGTCGCGCGCCGCGCGCCGCTGA
- the mptB gene encoding polyprenol phosphomannose-dependent alpha 1,6 mannosyltransferase MptB, producing the protein MLPGLVGLGGSLMLVAASFVVGHAPAESGLSQLAVVGGLRVSPTATGIASAAVVIGGVLMVAAWLLLGALLPRLGDRAIRAVLGLSVLWTTPLLASVPLFSRDVYSYIAQGRVLGAGLSPYEHGPAVLADWRSTGVDPLWAHNPAPYGPLYLLVERGLGAIDTAISTEAAVLGARLVSVAGVILMVWCGYRIARRRRIDPVRALWFLAASPLVSFNFVIAAHNDALMMGLLVAGLLAAIDSRPVLAVLLVTAAVAVKPIALVALPVVAIVHAEMRARRVDDRAPAGVAVDGSAGAVVGLRAPTRDPRVWAAWTASGIAAMGLLAIGGQLLGVGLGWISALSSPVSVVSWFMPFGLAAGAIGPLADVLGGPGDAVEGGIKTAGILIGFAGAAWCILTTRTLSGEARLALAFACIVAMSPVVYPWYGLWVLVVLAVVGIADGAAMSLAVSATVFLVGVNLLEPMAVVHTVASGWPRFLVVLIAVVGILGVLAPGLQGLAGTDPFRALRAPRHQFSAARVPPA; encoded by the coding sequence ATGCTGCCCGGGCTCGTGGGCCTGGGCGGCTCGCTCATGCTCGTCGCGGCGTCGTTCGTCGTGGGCCATGCGCCCGCGGAGTCCGGCCTCTCGCAGCTGGCCGTGGTCGGCGGCCTGCGGGTCTCGCCGACGGCGACGGGGATCGCGTCGGCCGCTGTCGTGATCGGCGGCGTGCTCATGGTCGCCGCCTGGCTCCTCCTCGGCGCCCTCCTCCCGCGCCTGGGCGACCGCGCGATCCGCGCCGTCCTCGGCCTCTCCGTCCTCTGGACGACGCCGCTGCTCGCGAGCGTGCCCCTGTTCAGCCGGGACGTGTACTCCTACATCGCCCAGGGCCGCGTGCTCGGGGCCGGCCTCTCGCCCTACGAGCACGGCCCCGCGGTGCTCGCCGACTGGCGCTCCACGGGCGTCGACCCGCTGTGGGCGCACAACCCGGCACCCTACGGCCCCCTCTACCTCCTCGTCGAGCGCGGGCTCGGCGCCATCGACACGGCGATCAGCACCGAGGCCGCCGTGCTCGGCGCGCGCCTCGTGTCGGTCGCGGGCGTGATCCTCATGGTGTGGTGCGGCTACCGCATCGCGCGCCGGCGGCGCATCGATCCCGTGCGCGCCCTCTGGTTCCTCGCCGCTAGCCCGCTCGTGAGCTTCAACTTCGTGATCGCCGCGCACAACGACGCGCTCATGATGGGCCTCCTCGTCGCGGGCCTCCTGGCCGCCATCGACTCGCGGCCGGTGCTGGCGGTGCTGCTCGTGACCGCGGCCGTGGCCGTGAAGCCCATCGCCCTCGTGGCGCTGCCGGTCGTCGCCATCGTCCATGCCGAGATGCGCGCGCGCCGCGTCGACGACCGCGCGCCCGCCGGCGTCGCCGTGGACGGATCCGCGGGTGCGGTCGTCGGCCTCCGCGCGCCCACGCGCGACCCGCGGGTCTGGGCCGCGTGGACCGCGTCGGGCATCGCCGCGATGGGCCTCCTCGCGATCGGCGGGCAGCTGCTCGGCGTCGGCCTCGGCTGGATCTCGGCGCTCTCGAGCCCCGTGTCCGTCGTGTCCTGGTTCATGCCGTTCGGCCTCGCCGCCGGCGCGATCGGCCCGCTCGCGGACGTGCTCGGCGGACCGGGCGACGCGGTCGAGGGCGGCATCAAGACCGCGGGGATCCTCATCGGCTTCGCCGGCGCCGCCTGGTGCATCCTCACCACCCGGACGCTCTCCGGCGAGGCGCGGCTGGCGCTCGCCTTCGCCTGCATCGTCGCGATGTCGCCCGTCGTGTACCCCTGGTACGGCCTGTGGGTGCTCGTGGTGCTCGCCGTCGTGGGCATCGCGGACGGCGCCGCGATGTCGCTCGCGGTCTCCGCGACGGTCTTCCTCGTGGGCGTGAACCTGCTCGAGCCCATGGCGGTCGTGCACACGGTCGCGTCCGGCTGGCCGCGGTTCCTCGTCGTCCTCATCGCGGTGGTCGGCATCCTCGGGGTGCTCGCGCCGGGGCTGCAGGGGCTCGCGGGGACGGATCCCTTCCGCGCGCTCCGGGCGCCCCGCCACCAGTTCTCCGCCGCGCGGGTGCCGCCGGCCTGA
- a CDS encoding TIGR03086 family metal-binding protein: MDTDHDWTDLIRRAHDGFGDRLRAVTDWSAPTPDVEWDVRELVAHVIEEQQWVPLLLAGHTAETGQPLIRGLDDDLVAEWGRYSREALDAWRDADPERPVVLSTDRVPAREYLREQLSDVVIHGWDLARAIGADERIDDDLVRATWTVFEPQRDTLEASGLFASPVPVGEDAPLQVRLLALTGRDAR, from the coding sequence ATGGACACCGACCACGACTGGACCGACCTCATCCGCCGCGCGCACGACGGATTCGGCGACCGCCTCCGCGCCGTCACCGACTGGTCGGCGCCCACGCCCGACGTCGAGTGGGACGTCCGCGAGCTCGTCGCCCACGTGATCGAGGAGCAGCAGTGGGTGCCGCTCCTCCTCGCCGGCCACACCGCCGAGACCGGGCAGCCGCTCATCCGCGGGCTCGACGACGACCTCGTGGCCGAGTGGGGCCGCTACTCCCGCGAGGCGCTCGACGCCTGGCGCGACGCGGATCCCGAGCGCCCGGTCGTGCTCTCGACCGACCGCGTGCCCGCCCGCGAGTACCTCCGCGAGCAGCTGTCCGACGTCGTGATCCACGGCTGGGACCTCGCGCGCGCCATCGGCGCCGACGAGCGCATCGACGACGACCTCGTCCGCGCGACCTGGACGGTCTTCGAGCCGCAGCGCGACACCCTCGAGGCGAGCGGCCTCTTCGCCTCGCCCGTGCCGGTGGGGGAGGACGCGCCGCTGCAGGTCCGCCTGCTCGCGCTGACCGGGCGCGACGCCCGCTGA
- the hemQ gene encoding hydrogen peroxide-dependent heme synthase: MSIPAAESAASQVPPIEPPAEASPSGYALWAVLRRDPQRPDDLDGREVPGAVDELDGIVDIVEAEGVTVRGFYDVSGMRADADLMVWIHGPQMETLQWAFREIRRARLVRALIPSWSAAGVHRDAEFNRSHVPGFLRGEEPRDWLCVYPFVRSYEWYLLPPEERGRMLAQHGRQGAAFRSVIANTVSSFGLGDYEWILPLESNELVDLVDMMRDLRNTDARRHVREEVPFYTGRRITTAELVEVLQ, encoded by the coding sequence ATGAGCATCCCGGCTGCCGAGTCGGCGGCATCTCAGGTCCCCCCGATCGAGCCCCCCGCGGAAGCGTCCCCCAGCGGCTACGCCCTGTGGGCCGTCCTCCGTCGCGATCCCCAGCGCCCCGACGACCTCGACGGCCGCGAGGTCCCGGGCGCGGTCGACGAGCTCGACGGCATCGTGGACATCGTGGAGGCGGAGGGCGTCACCGTCCGCGGCTTCTACGACGTCTCCGGCATGCGCGCCGACGCCGACCTCATGGTCTGGATCCACGGCCCCCAGATGGAGACCCTCCAGTGGGCGTTCCGCGAGATCCGCCGCGCGCGCCTCGTCCGCGCGCTCATCCCGTCGTGGAGCGCCGCGGGCGTCCACCGCGACGCCGAGTTCAACCGCAGCCACGTGCCCGGGTTCCTCCGGGGCGAGGAGCCGCGCGACTGGCTCTGCGTCTACCCCTTCGTCCGCTCCTACGAGTGGTACCTGCTGCCGCCCGAGGAGCGCGGGCGCATGCTCGCCCAGCACGGCCGCCAGGGCGCGGCCTTCCGCAGCGTCATCGCCAACACGGTCTCGTCGTTCGGCCTCGGCGACTACGAGTGGATCCTCCCGCTCGAGTCGAACGAGCTCGTCGACCTGGTCGACATGATGCGCGACCTGCGCAACACCGACGCGCGCCGTCACGTGCGCGAGGAGGTCCCGTTCTACACGGGCCGCCGCATCACCACCGCCGAGCTCGTGGAGGTCCTCCAGTAA
- a CDS encoding ferrochelatase, whose protein sequence is MAAVNLGRKPAPATDAPRAPGALVSAASEAAKMGPAHVEEPVAYDAILLASFGGPEGQDDVIPFLRNVTSGRGIPEERLEEVAHHYRAFGGISPINEQNRELKAALEARLAERGIDLPVLWGNRNWGPYLNDALREAEEKGYRQLIAVATSAYSSYSSCRQYREDFADALEDTSLQGVVRIDKVRQFFDHPGFVTPFIEGTRDGIRDVVAHFEAEGAPVDLATDVEVMFSTHSIPSSDAAKSGPAERGFDEDGAYAAQHLAVAEVVMHEVRKELGIDQDVPWQLVYQSRSGPPSMPWLEPDVNDAIGELPAQGRRAVVIVPLGFVSDHMEVKWDLDNEATESAQENGLYSVRVPTPGVHAAYVDGLIDLVLERRDGVKAEDRPHMTDLGPWYDVCRPGCCENVRLGFKPAVSGLAP, encoded by the coding sequence ATGGCCGCAGTGAACCTGGGTCGCAAGCCCGCCCCCGCCACCGACGCCCCCCGGGCGCCCGGCGCCCTCGTCTCCGCCGCGAGCGAGGCCGCGAAGATGGGCCCCGCCCACGTCGAGGAGCCCGTCGCGTACGACGCGATCCTGCTGGCCTCCTTCGGCGGACCCGAGGGCCAGGACGACGTCATCCCGTTCCTCCGCAACGTCACGAGCGGCCGCGGGATCCCCGAGGAGCGCCTCGAGGAGGTCGCCCACCACTACCGCGCGTTCGGCGGCATCAGCCCCATCAACGAGCAGAACCGCGAGCTGAAGGCCGCCCTCGAGGCGCGCCTCGCCGAGCGCGGCATCGACCTGCCCGTGCTCTGGGGCAACCGCAACTGGGGTCCGTACCTCAACGACGCGCTCCGCGAGGCCGAGGAGAAGGGCTACCGCCAGCTCATCGCCGTCGCCACGAGCGCCTACAGCTCGTACTCCTCCTGCCGCCAGTACCGCGAGGACTTCGCGGACGCGCTCGAGGACACGAGCCTGCAGGGCGTCGTCCGCATCGACAAGGTGCGCCAGTTCTTCGACCACCCCGGCTTCGTCACGCCGTTCATCGAGGGCACGCGCGACGGGATCCGCGACGTCGTCGCGCACTTCGAGGCCGAGGGCGCGCCCGTCGACCTCGCGACCGACGTCGAGGTCATGTTCTCCACGCACTCCATCCCGTCCTCCGACGCGGCCAAGTCCGGCCCCGCCGAGCGCGGCTTCGACGAGGACGGCGCGTACGCGGCGCAGCACCTGGCCGTCGCCGAGGTCGTGATGCACGAGGTCCGGAAGGAGCTCGGCATCGACCAGGACGTCCCGTGGCAGCTCGTCTACCAGTCGCGCTCCGGCCCGCCCTCCATGCCGTGGCTCGAGCCCGACGTGAACGACGCCATCGGCGAGCTGCCCGCGCAGGGCCGCCGCGCCGTCGTGATCGTGCCGCTCGGCTTCGTGAGCGACCACATGGAGGTCAAGTGGGACCTCGACAACGAGGCCACCGAGTCCGCCCAGGAGAACGGCCTGTACTCGGTGCGCGTGCCCACCCCGGGCGTGCACGCCGCCTACGTCGACGGCCTCATCGATCTCGTGCTCGAGCGCCGCGACGGCGTGAAGGCGGAGGACCGCCCGCACATGACCGACCTCGGCCCCTGGTACGACGTCTGCCGTCCGGGCTGCTGCGAGAACGTCCGGCTCGGGTTCAAGCCGGCGGTCTCCGGGCTGGCACCGTGA
- the hemC gene encoding hydroxymethylbilane synthase, whose amino-acid sequence MTDGPLTSEDRGTLRIGTRGSALALAQTRAIAAEITDASGLEVELVPVTTHGDTSRESLASLGGTGVFASALRESLLRGECDLVVHSLKDLPTAPYDGLTVASVPVRADPRDALCARDGLTLATLPRGARVGTGSPRRRAQVLAERPDLDVVDIRGNIDTRLSRVTAGDLDAVVLAAAGLQRIGRLDAVTEHLELDRWPTAPGQGALALEIRTEDAETHSVVGRAVEGVDDPFTHAAVLAERGVLAALEAGCAAPIGARATVTSARLELTAVVYRPDGSQRMTASHELDTAGMGIDQLTAYASTLSGPVSRELLDAGAAGLAPLGGTR is encoded by the coding sequence GTGACGGACGGTCCCCTCACGTCGGAGGATCGCGGCACGCTGCGCATCGGGACCCGGGGGAGCGCGCTCGCCCTGGCCCAGACGCGGGCCATCGCCGCGGAGATCACCGACGCGTCGGGACTCGAGGTCGAGCTGGTGCCCGTGACCACCCACGGCGACACGTCGCGCGAGTCGCTCGCGAGCCTCGGAGGCACCGGCGTGTTCGCGAGCGCGCTCCGCGAGTCGCTGCTGCGCGGGGAGTGCGACCTCGTCGTGCACTCGCTCAAGGACCTGCCGACCGCGCCGTACGACGGCCTCACGGTCGCGTCGGTGCCCGTCCGGGCGGATCCGCGCGACGCGCTCTGCGCACGCGACGGCCTCACCCTGGCGACCCTGCCGCGCGGCGCCCGCGTCGGCACCGGATCCCCGCGCCGCCGCGCCCAGGTCCTGGCCGAGCGGCCGGACCTCGACGTGGTCGACATCCGGGGCAACATCGACACCCGGCTCTCCCGCGTCACCGCGGGCGACCTCGACGCGGTGGTCCTCGCGGCCGCCGGGCTCCAGCGCATCGGCCGGCTCGACGCCGTCACGGAGCACCTCGAGCTCGACCGCTGGCCCACCGCCCCCGGGCAGGGCGCGCTCGCGCTCGAGATCCGCACGGAGGACGCCGAGACGCACTCGGTCGTCGGCCGCGCGGTCGAGGGCGTCGACGACCCGTTCACGCATGCGGCCGTGCTCGCGGAGCGCGGCGTGCTCGCCGCCCTCGAGGCCGGCTGCGCGGCGCCCATCGGCGCGCGGGCCACGGTCACGAGCGCGCGCCTCGAGCTCACCGCCGTCGTCTACCGGCCCGACGGGTCGCAGCGGATGACCGCGAGCCACGAGCTCGACACCGCGGGCATGGGCATCGACCAGCTGACCGCGTACGCCTCGACGCTCTCGGGCCCCGTGTCCCGCGAGCTCCTCGACGCCGGAGCGGCCGGACTCGCGCCGCTGGGAGGGACCCGATGA